A stretch of the Leishmania infantum JPCM5 genome chromosome 30 genome encodes the following:
- a CDS encoding putative RNA-binding protein encodes MSSNQDDHGGEMISAEDQFNVDMDAEAELEEMKRQVESLQEDMQLKALQESAAKDEGTRKTAAAAAASSGQTKTNTSIFVGDLDLRTTDADLRVFFASCGAITRVTVLKDRQGNPKGTAYVEFETEGQAHAAILKDGQSLHGKPLKVAMKRDNIPAFQRGISRGGAYALRGRGAGNPMQQQIAALAMMAGMMSQGFNPYNMGRGGGRGRGRGRGGY; translated from the coding sequence ATGTCTAGCAACCAAGATGACCACGGGGGCGAGATGATCTCTGCAGAGGACCAGTTCAACGTCGACATGGACgctgaggcggagctggaggagatgaaGCGGCAGGTGGAAAGCCTGCAGGAAGACATGCAGCTCAAGGCACTGCAGGAGTCGGCCGCCAAGGACGAGGGCACACGCaagacggctgctgctgcggcagcaagCAGCGGGCAGACCAAGACGAACACCTCCATCTTTGTCGGCGACCTTGACTTGAGGACCACGGACGCGGATTTGCGCGTCTTTTTCGCCTCCTGCGGTGCCATTACGCGCGTAACGGTCTTGAAGGACCGTCAGGGCAACCCGAAAGGCACCGCCTACGTCGAGTTTGAAACCGAAGGGCAGGCACACGCGGCTATCCTCAAGGATGGGCAGTCGCTGCATGGTAAGCCACTGAAGGTGGCAATGAAGCGGGACAACATTCCCGCATTCCAACGTGGCATCTCACGTGGCGGTGcgtacgcgctgcgcggTAGAGGTGCGGGCAACCcaatgcagcagcagatcgCTGCGCTGGCCATGATGGCTGGTATGATGAGCCAGGGCTTCAACCCGTATAATAtgggccgtggcggcggccgcggccgcggtcgTGGTCGCGGAGGCTATTAG
- the PAPLE22 gene encoding reticulon domain protein, 22 kDa potentially aggravating protein (paple22) has product MSAIAKEFKGLTTKDVVTWRRPVASGLIFSSFFTMWAIFVFAEYTLTTFVSRIVSILLIAGAAAAVTKRTIVTSPEDVTASMDRAYESVRPCVTKFVDCTISLLTWRDYAASAKFFMTTLVMAFLGNWMSDTTLMLVILIVAFTAPVAYEKKQNEIEHAVQQVRAYADKYLGMIKTHAESKKSSVEQQLQDMERKAQ; this is encoded by the coding sequence ATGTCGGCCATCGCGAAGGAGTTCAAGGGGCTCACGACGAAGGATGTCGTGACGTGGCGCCGCCCCGTCGCGTCTGGCCTCATTTTTTCATCTTTCTTTACCATGTGGGCCATTTTCGTCTTTGCCGAGTACACGCTGACAACGTTTGTGTCTCGCATCGTCTCCATTCTCCTCAttgctggtgccgccgctgccgtgacgAAGCGCACCATCGTGACGTCGCCCGAGGATGTGACCGCTAGCATGGACCGTGCTTACGAGTCTGTGCGCCCGTGCGTGACCAAGTTCGTGGACTGCACGATCTCCCTCCTCACGTGGCGTGACTACGCGGCGTCCGCCAAGTTTTTCATGACCACCCTTGTGATGGCCTTCCTCGGCAACTGGATGAGCGACACGACGCTGATGCTGGTCATCCTTATCGTTGCCTTTACGGCCCCGGTGGCATACGAGAAGAAGCAGAACGAGATCGAACACgcagtgcagcaggtgcgcgcCTACGCTGACAAGTATCTCGGCATGATCAAGACGCACGCAGAGTCCAAGAAGTCgtcggtggagcagcagcttcaggATATGGAGCGCAAGGCCCAGTAG
- the FTHS gene encoding formate--tetrahydrofolate ligase yields MTTRKLHCVWPVPADIDIAQSIDAQPITSIAEAAGILLSELSPYGSTRAKVKLSVLKRLEGSPNGKYVVVAGMSPTPLGEGKSTTTIGLAQALGAHLQRRCFACIRQPSQGPTFGIKGGAAGGGYSQVIPMEDFNLHGTGDIHAITAANNLLAAALDTRIFHERTQDDAALYRRLTDELKTFTPIMQKRLDKLGIYKTDPKSLTEEERVCFARLDVDPDTISWRRVTDVNDRFLRDIEIGMGKAEKGISRRTGFDISVASEVMAILALVDDLADMRQRLGAIQVAKSKTGASVTAEDVGCAGAMTVLMKDAVEPTVMQTLEGTPVLVHAGPFGNIAHGNSSVVADRIALKLAGADGFVLTEAGFGADMGCEKFFNIKCRTSGLKPDAAVLVATVRALKFHGGVEPKDATKENADALRAGMSNLVRHIQNIRKFGVPVVVALNRFSTDTEAELALVKELATQEGGAADVVVTDHWSKGGAGAVGLAQALIRVTETTPSNFQLLYPSNASLKEKIETVCREIYGAAGVEYLNDAEEKLADFERMGYGDFPVCMAKTQYSFSHNPELRGAPTGFTVPIRDVRVNCGAKFVFPLLGDISTMPGLPTRPAYYNIDIDCESGRIVGLS; encoded by the coding sequence ATGACCACCCGAAAGCTGCACTGTGTGTGGCCGGTGCCGGCTGACATCGACATTGCTCAGAGTATCGATGCCCAGCCGATCACGAGCATCGCCGAGGCCGCGGGTATACTTCTTTCGGAGCTGAGCCCGTACGGCAGCACTCGCGCCAAGGTGAAGCTGAGCGTTCTGAAGCGTTTGGAGGGCAGCCCAAACGGCAAGTACGTCGTGGTGGCGGGCATGAGCCCCACCCCGttgggggaagggaagagcaCCACGACGATCGGCCTCGCCCAGGCTCTCGGTGCTCATCTACAACGACGCTGCTTTGCGTGCATTCGCCAACCGTCTCAAGGACCGACCTTCGGCATCAAGGGCGGTGCCGCGGGAGGCGGCTACAGCCAGGTGATTCCGATGGAGGATTTTAACCTCCACGGCACCGGCGACATACACGCTATCACCGCAGCAAACAACCTccttgctgcggcgcttGACACTCGCATCTTCCACGAGCGGACGcaggacgacgccgcgctttACCGCCGTCTCACCGACGAGCTGAAAACGTTCACACCGATTatgcagaagcggctcgaTAAGCTCGGCATCTACAAAACAGACCCCAAGTCGCtaacggaggaggagcgcgtcTGCTTTGCGCGGCTGGACGTCGACCCTGACACCATTTCGTGGCGCCGCGTCACCGATGTCAACGACCGCTTCCTGCGCGACATCGAGATCGGGATGGGAAAGGCAGAGAAAGGCATCAGCCGTCGCACCGGCTTCGACATTTCGGTCGCGTCCGAGGTTATGGCCATTCTGGCGCTCGTGGACGATTTGGCCGAcatgcgccagcgcctggGAGCGATCCAGGTGGCCAAAAGCAAGACGGGCGCATCGGTGACGGCTGAGGATGTGGGCTGTGCCGGGGCCATGACGGTGCTGATGAAGGATGCGGTCGAGCCGACGGTGATGCAGACGCTGGAGGGCACCCCCGTGCTGGTGCATGCCGGCCCCTTCGGCAATATCGCGCACGGgaacagcagcgtcgtcgccgaccgCATCGCCCTCAAGCTGGCCGGTGCGGACGGCTTCGTGCTGACGGAGGCCGGCTTCGGTGCAGACATGGGCTGTGAGAAGTTCTTCAACATCAAGTGCCGCACGAGCGGGCTGAAGCCggatgcggcggtgctcgtggcgacggtgcgcgcACTGAAGTTCCACGGCGGTGTGGAGCCAAAGGATGCTACCAAGGAGAACGCGGATGCCTTGCGTGCCGGCATGAGCAACCTTGTTCGGCATATTCAAAACATTCGCAAGTTTGGGGTgccagtggtggtggcgctgaaCCGGTTCAGCACCGacacggaggcggagctggcgctggTAAAGGAGCTGGCGACGCAGgagggtggcgcggcggatGTTGTGGTCACAGACCACTGGTCcaagggcggcgccggggccGTCGGTCTTGCCCAGGCGCTCATCCGCGTCACGgagacgacgccgtcgaacTTCCAGCTGCTTTACCCAAGTAACGCGTCGCTAAAGGAGAAGATCGAGACGGTGTGCCGCGAGATttacggcgccgccggcgtggaGTACCTCAACGACGCAGAGGAGAAGCTGGCGGACTTCGAGAGGATGGGCTACGGTGACTTTCCTGTATGTATGGCAAAGACACAGTACAGCTTCTCGCACAACCCCGAGCTGCGCGGGGCGCCGACCGGCTTCACTGTCCCCATCCGCGACGTCCGCGTCAACTGCGGAGCGAAGTTCGTGTTTCCTCTGCTGGGCGACATCTCCACGATGCCTGGTCTGCCGACCCGACCGGCGTACTACAACATCGACATCGACTGCGAGAGTGGAAGGATTGTGGGACTTTCTTAA